A genomic window from Halorubrum lacusprofundi ATCC 49239 includes:
- a CDS encoding 3-hydroxyacyl-CoA dehydrogenase family protein: MRELSDIGVVGVVGAGTMGNGIAQVAATAGYEVVMRDIESEYVERGLDSIDDSLARLDEKGRLDEDPAAIRDRIEGTTDLDALAAADVVVEAAVENLDVKKDIFADLDGVTDDDVVLATNTSTLSITTIASATDRASDVIGLHFMNPVPIMDGVEVVVGERTADPVVDFAHAFAEDLGKETWEADDKPGFVTNRILMPWINEGVRAYDEGVADREDIDRGMTLGTNVPMGPLELADHIGLDVVLDASETLHTELGDRYKPAYLVKRKVEAGDLGKKTGKGFYEYE; the protein is encoded by the coding sequence ATGCGGGAGCTATCTGACATCGGCGTCGTCGGCGTGGTCGGGGCCGGCACGATGGGCAACGGGATCGCACAGGTCGCGGCGACCGCCGGCTACGAGGTTGTGATGCGCGACATCGAGTCGGAGTACGTCGAGCGCGGGCTCGACAGCATCGACGACAGCCTCGCCCGGCTCGACGAGAAAGGCCGGCTCGACGAGGACCCAGCGGCGATCCGCGACCGGATCGAGGGGACCACTGACCTCGACGCCCTCGCGGCCGCGGACGTGGTCGTCGAGGCCGCCGTCGAGAACCTCGACGTAAAGAAAGACATCTTCGCCGACCTCGACGGGGTGACCGACGACGACGTGGTGCTCGCGACCAACACCTCGACGCTGTCGATCACGACCATCGCGAGCGCCACCGACCGCGCGAGCGACGTGATCGGGCTCCACTTCATGAACCCGGTCCCGATCATGGACGGCGTGGAGGTTGTCGTCGGGGAGCGCACCGCCGACCCCGTCGTCGACTTCGCGCACGCCTTTGCCGAGGACCTCGGCAAGGAGACGTGGGAGGCCGACGACAAGCCCGGCTTCGTCACGAACCGGATCCTGATGCCGTGGATCAACGAGGGCGTCCGCGCGTACGACGAGGGCGTCGCCGACAGGGAGGACATCGACCGCGGGATGACACTCGGCACGAACGTCCCGATGGGACCCCTCGAACTCGCCGACCACATCGGGCTCGACGTGGTGTTGGACGCCAGCGAGACGCTCCATACCGAGCTCGGCGACCGGTACAAGCCGGCGTACCTCGTCAAGCGCAAGGTGGAGGCCGGTGACCTCGGCAAGAAGACCGGGAAAGGGTTCTACGAGTACGAGTAA
- a CDS encoding zinc ribbon domain-containing protein, with protein sequence MSRDRVHCVDCREPIPSDAQICPHCETVQPSPLLDVGVVVAGVFAFVFGVILALMTLGTTRMLGLGLIVVGFGLAVGGYTRYVDRQAGRRGR encoded by the coding sequence GTGTCCCGCGATCGCGTCCACTGCGTCGACTGCCGGGAGCCGATCCCGAGCGACGCGCAGATCTGTCCCCACTGCGAGACCGTCCAACCGTCGCCGCTCCTCGACGTCGGCGTCGTCGTCGCCGGCGTGTTCGCCTTCGTCTTCGGCGTGATCCTCGCACTCATGACGCTGGGAACGACCCGCATGCTCGGGCTCGGGCTGATCGTGGTCGGGTTCGGCCTCGCCGTCGGCGGCTACACCCGATACGTCGATCGGCAGGCCGGGCGTCGGGGGCGGTGA
- a CDS encoding MFS transporter, whose amino-acid sequence MGLLSGVADTDRRVIVLALARMVGAAGNSFLIVVLPLYIASDLIDIESLLGTAVGVGAASVTLTEPLLIGVVLSLFGFLNSFSQPLTGRLSDRMGVRRPFVLAGILLLGTASGLYMIADAYWQLIALRAAQGFGAALIIPATVALVNEYAASDADRGGNFGVYNTFRLIGFGFGPVLAGVVVERGPYDLSAIGLPVLDGFDAAFAAACAGAYLSFALVFLLVRDAAKSSEASDDLSIRVRGEGRLLDPVFALGLATVAMGICIALYATLQTQVNARLDQPPVWFGLQFAAVTIANVLFQVPVGQASDRIGRRPFLLAGFVLLAPTTLLQGIVTDPLVMTLVRLAQGVAVACVFAPSLALAGDLAREGESGTTLSVLTMGFGFGVAVGPLASGWLVGFGFVVPFAVGAALAVVALVTVVTQVEETLGAGEDAAAAATAD is encoded by the coding sequence ATGGGACTGCTCTCGGGCGTCGCCGACACCGATCGCCGGGTGATCGTGCTCGCGCTCGCCCGGATGGTCGGCGCCGCCGGCAACTCCTTTCTCATCGTCGTCCTGCCGCTGTATATCGCGAGCGACCTGATCGATATTGAGTCGCTTCTCGGAACAGCGGTCGGGGTCGGCGCGGCGTCGGTGACCCTAACCGAGCCGCTGCTCATCGGGGTCGTACTCTCGCTGTTCGGCTTTCTCAACAGCTTCTCACAGCCCCTGACGGGTCGGCTCTCGGACCGGATGGGCGTGCGCCGGCCCTTCGTGTTGGCCGGAATCCTGCTTTTGGGAACCGCCAGCGGGCTCTACATGATCGCGGACGCCTACTGGCAGCTGATCGCGCTCCGCGCCGCCCAGGGATTCGGCGCGGCGCTCATCATCCCGGCGACGGTCGCGCTGGTCAACGAGTACGCCGCGAGCGACGCCGACCGCGGCGGGAACTTCGGCGTGTACAACACGTTCCGGCTGATCGGTTTCGGCTTCGGTCCGGTCCTCGCCGGCGTCGTCGTCGAGCGCGGCCCGTACGACCTCTCCGCGATCGGGCTCCCGGTCCTCGACGGGTTCGACGCCGCGTTCGCGGCCGCCTGCGCCGGCGCGTATCTCAGCTTCGCCCTCGTCTTCCTCCTCGTGCGCGACGCCGCCAAGTCGAGCGAGGCGAGCGACGACCTCTCGATCCGGGTCCGCGGTGAGGGCCGCCTGCTCGACCCGGTGTTCGCGCTCGGCTTGGCGACGGTCGCGATGGGGATCTGTATCGCGCTGTACGCGACGCTCCAGACGCAGGTGAACGCCCGACTCGACCAGCCGCCGGTGTGGTTCGGCCTCCAGTTCGCGGCGGTCACCATCGCGAACGTCCTGTTTCAGGTGCCCGTCGGGCAGGCCAGCGACCGGATCGGGCGCCGGCCCTTTCTGCTGGCCGGGTTCGTGCTGCTCGCCCCCACGACGCTCCTGCAGGGAATCGTCACCGACCCGCTGGTGATGACGCTCGTCCGGCTGGCGCAGGGGGTCGCCGTCGCGTGCGTGTTCGCGCCGTCGCTGGCGCTCGCGGGCGACCTCGCGCGGGAGGGCGAGTCCGGCACGACGCTGTCGGTGCTCACGATGGGGTTCGGCTTCGGCGTCGCGGTCGGGCCGCTCGCGTCCGGCTGGCTCGTCGGCTTCGGCTTCGTCGTGCCCTTCGCGGTCGGCGCCGCGCTCGCCGTCGTCGCACTCGTGACTGTCGTGACGCAGGTCGAGGAGACGCTCGGCGCGGGCGAGGACGCCGCGGCCGCGGCGACGGCGGACTGA
- a CDS encoding Y-family DNA polymerase, which produces MAGGTLPGTDADDDAGSDRIVFHVDMDCFYASCERLRRPELADEPLVVGMGYEAGEAIGAVATASYEARAFGVESAMPISEALDLLPRRVNADPDDPDAPDPDEAGRYLPVDLDFYKEVASDVKTVLRDCADVLREVSVDEAYLDVTDRTAWDAAGGESTATGPAETRTLAEGYARHIKERIEREAGVPASVGVAPNMSTAKIASDADKPDGLVVVPPGEVESFLASLPTAEIHGVGPVTERTLAELGIETAGDLAAADPDRLADELGDRGRELYRRARGDDDREVTPTGLPKSLSRESSLSATADEERKRETVRALAADVARRARERGCLYRTIGIKAVEPPYEVNTRARSLPGPVDDPDLVESVALDLLGEFAGDRVRKLGVRVSKLDFAESDQATLGGFDASGGGRGTAGGDSGADRDRESEAQSVATDGEGGKLTDWVGGEPNAGDAGEADETGDRPTSETGDGQASLGDWS; this is translated from the coding sequence ATGGCGGGCGGAACGCTCCCCGGGACCGACGCGGACGACGACGCGGGGAGCGACCGCATCGTGTTTCACGTCGATATGGACTGCTTTTACGCCTCCTGCGAGCGCCTGCGGCGCCCCGAACTGGCCGACGAGCCCCTCGTCGTCGGCATGGGCTACGAGGCGGGAGAGGCGATCGGCGCGGTCGCGACCGCGAGCTACGAGGCCCGCGCGTTCGGCGTCGAGAGCGCGATGCCGATCTCGGAGGCGCTCGATCTGCTCCCCAGGCGGGTGAACGCCGACCCCGACGACCCGGACGCGCCCGACCCCGACGAGGCGGGTCGGTACCTCCCCGTCGACCTCGACTTTTATAAGGAGGTCGCGAGCGACGTGAAGACCGTCCTCCGCGACTGCGCCGACGTGCTCCGCGAGGTGAGCGTCGACGAGGCGTACCTCGACGTCACCGACCGGACGGCGTGGGATGCCGCCGGCGGGGAAAGCACCGCGACCGGCCCCGCCGAGACCCGGACGCTGGCGGAGGGGTACGCCAGACACATCAAAGAGCGCATCGAGCGCGAGGCCGGCGTGCCCGCGAGCGTCGGCGTCGCGCCGAACATGTCGACCGCGAAGATCGCCAGCGACGCCGACAAGCCGGACGGGCTGGTCGTCGTGCCACCGGGCGAGGTGGAGTCCTTCCTCGCGTCGCTGCCGACCGCCGAGATCCACGGCGTCGGCCCGGTGACGGAGCGGACGCTGGCGGAGCTTGGGATCGAGACCGCCGGCGACCTCGCCGCCGCCGATCCCGACCGGCTCGCCGACGAACTCGGCGACCGCGGTCGGGAGCTGTACCGGCGGGCGCGGGGCGACGACGACCGAGAGGTCACGCCCACGGGACTCCCGAAGAGTCTCTCGCGGGAGTCGTCGCTGTCGGCGACCGCCGACGAGGAGCGCAAGCGCGAGACGGTGCGCGCGCTCGCCGCCGACGTGGCCCGTCGTGCCCGCGAGCGGGGCTGTCTGTACCGCACCATCGGGATCAAGGCGGTCGAACCTCCCTACGAGGTGAACACTCGCGCCCGGAGCCTCCCCGGTCCGGTCGACGACCCCGACCTCGTGGAGTCGGTGGCGCTCGACCTCCTCGGCGAGTTCGCCGGTGACCGAGTCCGTAAGCTCGGGGTGCGCGTCTCGAAACTCGACTTCGCCGAGAGCGATCAGGCGACGCTCGGCGGGTTCGACGCGAGTGGGGGCGGCAGGGGCACCGCGGGAGGGGACAGCGGAGCCGACCGCGACCGCGAGTCCGAGGCCCAGTCAGTCGCCACCGACGGCGAGGGCGGGAAGCTCACCGACTGGGTGGGAGGCGAGCCGAACGCCGGGGACGCGGGCGAGGCGGACGAGACCGGAGACCGACCGACGAGCGAGACCGGCGACGGACAGGCATCGCTCGGCGACTGGTCGTGA
- a CDS encoding NUDIX hydrolase: MDDLAWETLDTDIDYRCPGFDVRRDEVRFPDGETDGYHYVDEAPAVVVLPLTPDGDVVVIDEWRQAVGRVNRGLPAGSVEPEDADDLERAAARELAEETGYEADSFERLTTVEPTNGIADSVHHHFLATGCEPTAEQDLDHNESIAVETVPYDDLLEAVVDEGLRDGRTVTAVLWYELLHR, from the coding sequence ATGGACGATCTGGCGTGGGAGACGCTCGACACCGACATCGACTACCGCTGTCCCGGCTTCGACGTGCGCCGCGACGAGGTGCGCTTCCCGGACGGCGAGACCGACGGGTACCACTACGTCGACGAGGCGCCGGCGGTCGTGGTGCTTCCGCTGACCCCCGACGGCGACGTGGTCGTCATCGACGAGTGGCGACAGGCCGTCGGTCGGGTCAACCGCGGGCTCCCCGCGGGGTCGGTAGAGCCGGAGGACGCCGACGACCTCGAACGCGCCGCCGCCCGCGAGCTCGCCGAGGAGACCGGGTACGAGGCCGACTCCTTCGAGCGGCTGACGACGGTCGAGCCGACCAACGGAATCGCGGACTCGGTTCACCATCACTTCCTCGCGACGGGGTGTGAGCCCACCGCCGAACAGGACCTCGACCACAACGAATCGATCGCGGTCGAGACGGTGCCGTACGACGACCTGCTCGAAGCCGTCGTCGACGAGGGGCTCCGCGACGGTCGGACCGTGACCGCCGTGCTGTGGTACGAGCTCCTGCATCGGTGA
- a CDS encoding CPBP family intramembrane glutamic endopeptidase: protein MSDPSRGDAGPDDDGGTAPDATTAADATVGDGGEPAGADEVVDASASGSPAEDDSGSPLRAIGTAFGLGLLSILILVVVAIVAGGGLSLIGTVTDWQPPFVVQVMVPFALSQIVAFVGLGLAYLRWRGLDTDDIVAYLGIRWPSPLEAVIAVVGPFVAIGAVFITLTVVTGFVTEPAPNQGAQVALENPSIIPVMIVGMLLVVGPCEEFLFRGVIQSRARETFSAAPAIVLSAAVFAPIHIVSLAGGGFTAMLATISILFVPALFFGAVYEYTGNLVVVAVMHGLYNSLILTMIYIAITYGPEMEGAGQAGTALIGV, encoded by the coding sequence ATGAGCGATCCCTCCCGGGGTGATGCGGGCCCCGACGACGACGGCGGGACGGCACCCGACGCGACGACCGCAGCGGATGCGACGGTCGGCGACGGCGGCGAACCGGCCGGCGCCGACGAGGTGGTGGACGCATCGGCGTCCGGATCTCCTGCCGAGGACGACAGTGGATCCCCGCTGCGGGCGATCGGGACAGCGTTCGGGCTCGGTCTTCTCAGTATCCTCATCCTCGTTGTCGTCGCCATCGTGGCCGGTGGAGGACTATCCCTTATCGGGACGGTCACGGACTGGCAACCCCCGTTTGTGGTGCAGGTCATGGTGCCGTTCGCGCTCAGTCAAATCGTCGCGTTCGTCGGTCTCGGCCTCGCGTACCTGCGGTGGCGGGGCCTCGACACCGACGACATCGTCGCGTACCTCGGTATCCGCTGGCCCAGCCCGCTGGAAGCCGTAATTGCCGTCGTCGGGCCGTTCGTGGCGATCGGAGCTGTGTTCATCACCCTTACCGTCGTGACCGGCTTCGTGACCGAGCCGGCCCCGAACCAGGGAGCGCAGGTGGCGCTGGAGAATCCCTCGATCATCCCGGTGATGATCGTGGGAATGCTGCTGGTCGTCGGCCCGTGCGAGGAGTTCCTCTTCCGCGGCGTCATTCAGAGCCGAGCGCGGGAGACGTTCTCCGCGGCCCCCGCCATCGTCCTCTCTGCGGCCGTATTCGCCCCGATCCACATCGTCTCGCTCGCCGGCGGCGGGTTCACGGCGATGCTGGCGACGATCAGCATTCTGTTCGTGCCGGCGCTCTTCTTCGGCGCGGTGTACGAGTACACCGGAAACCTCGTCGTCGTCGCCGTGATGCACGGGCTGTACAACAGCCTGATCCTGACGATGATCTACATCGCCATCACGTACGGCCCCGAGATGGAGGGTGCGGGACAGGCGGGCACAGCGCTCATCGGAGTGTAG
- a CDS encoding TIGR00296 family protein, with amino-acid sequence MSEAQTVQLSYDDGARAVELAREAVESFVRHGQREQPGSMREAFYARTGAFVRLESTRGRGRLRGCAGAWETSDQLGHAIVEAAIKAASGDSCGSEVEPKELDNITVSVFIVSNTVLTNDPLADLKVGTHGVAVDGGNSHGWLYPTVPVENGWSGAEFLSRACRKAKIAPNAWEDDETMVTLIEGQVFRERADGGAVEEL; translated from the coding sequence ATGTCCGAGGCCCAGACCGTTCAGCTGTCGTACGACGACGGTGCACGAGCGGTCGAACTCGCGCGGGAGGCGGTCGAGTCGTTCGTCCGACACGGACAACGCGAACAACCCGGGAGCATGCGCGAGGCGTTCTATGCCCGAACTGGCGCGTTCGTCCGGTTGGAGTCCACGAGAGGTCGCGGCCGGCTCCGCGGCTGTGCCGGCGCGTGGGAGACCTCCGATCAGCTCGGTCACGCAATCGTCGAGGCCGCCATCAAGGCCGCCTCCGGCGATTCCTGCGGCTCCGAGGTCGAGCCCAAGGAACTCGACAACATCACCGTCTCCGTGTTCATCGTCTCGAACACGGTACTCACCAACGATCCCCTCGCTGACCTGAAAGTCGGCACCCACGGCGTCGCCGTCGACGGCGGCAACTCCCACGGCTGGCTCTATCCGACGGTCCCCGTCGAGAACGGCTGGTCCGGCGCCGAGTTCCTCTCCCGCGCCTGCCGGAAGGCCAAAATCGCCCCGAACGCGTGGGAAGACGACGAGACGATGGTGACGCTCATCGAGGGACAGGTGTTCCGAGAGCGCGCCGACGGCGGCGCGGTCGAAGAGCTATAA
- a CDS encoding nicotinate phosphoribosyltransferase encodes MTEFDIVDAAAIRDGRATDAYFERTEAALEHAGRNPRVVAEVTADQFPDGDFELFAGLKDAVALLEGRDIDVDAIPEGRLFDGGPVMRIEGPYLTFARLETSLLGFLSHASGMATAALDCRVAAPDSQVLSFGARHVHPSMTAAVERSALVGGFDGFSHVAAGDLIGREASGTMPHALSICFGRGEQEAAWRAFNEAVDEAVPRIALCDTYSDEVDETLRAVDALGDRLDGVRLDTTGSRRGDFRHIIREVQWELDVRGHDDVDVYVSGGLGPADLRELRDVVDGFGVGGYVSNADPVDFALDIVAVEGEPAAKRGKLSGAKDVYRTADGVHAVGLADRSGPDGAESLMEPVIRDGEVVADDAFDLAAATERALADAETVGYGTNE; translated from the coding sequence ATGACCGAGTTCGATATCGTCGACGCGGCCGCGATTCGCGACGGCCGGGCGACCGACGCGTACTTCGAGCGGACCGAGGCCGCCTTGGAACACGCGGGACGAAACCCCCGCGTCGTCGCCGAGGTCACCGCTGACCAATTCCCCGACGGCGACTTCGAGCTGTTCGCCGGGCTGAAAGACGCGGTCGCGCTCTTGGAGGGGCGCGATATCGACGTCGACGCGATTCCGGAAGGCCGCCTATTCGACGGCGGTCCGGTGATGCGAATCGAGGGACCGTACCTCACGTTCGCGCGGCTGGAGACCTCCCTCCTCGGCTTCCTCTCGCACGCCTCCGGGATGGCGACCGCGGCCCTCGACTGCCGGGTCGCGGCGCCGGACTCGCAGGTGCTCTCCTTCGGCGCGCGCCACGTCCACCCGTCGATGACCGCGGCGGTCGAGCGCTCCGCGCTGGTTGGCGGGTTCGACGGGTTCTCGCACGTCGCCGCCGGCGACCTGATCGGCCGGGAGGCCTCGGGGACGATGCCCCACGCGCTCTCCATCTGCTTCGGCCGTGGCGAGCAGGAGGCCGCGTGGCGCGCCTTCAACGAGGCCGTCGACGAGGCGGTCCCGCGGATCGCCCTCTGTGACACCTACTCCGACGAGGTCGACGAAACACTCCGAGCGGTCGACGCGCTCGGCGATCGGCTCGACGGCGTCCGGCTCGACACCACCGGCTCGCGTCGCGGCGACTTCCGGCACATCATTCGGGAAGTGCAGTGGGAGCTGGACGTTCGCGGCCACGACGACGTCGACGTGTACGTCTCCGGCGGGCTCGGGCCGGCCGACCTCCGCGAACTCCGCGATGTGGTCGACGGCTTCGGCGTGGGCGGGTACGTCTCGAACGCCGACCCGGTCGACTTCGCGCTCGACATCGTCGCCGTCGAGGGGGAGCCGGCCGCCAAGCGCGGCAAGCTCTCCGGCGCGAAGGACGTGTATCGCACCGCTGACGGCGTCCACGCTGTCGGACTAGCCGACCGGTCGGGTCCCGACGGTGCCGAGTCGCTCATGGAGCCGGTGATCCGCGACGGCGAGGTCGTCGCTGACGACGCGTTCGACCTCGCGGCCGCGACGGAGCGCGCGCTTGCGGACGCTGAGACCGTCGGCTACGGGACGAACGAGTAG
- a CDS encoding Hvo_1808 family surface protein translates to MRRVLTLSVIVAVIALLSIGAGGAVAAGPAVAGSTAAIPGDAPASATATECDAGDGTDLVGCWNGTHYEEELAFNQTDGLTEAELEELTHLTMARVEHVRERPFREDVPVETVTRSAFMNDSASAGAGGSDPEFHRWNDQVWKALFVVGEDENASDAIDSVYGGAVSGFYSPADDRIVLVVPEGEDPQINPSTLAHELVHAMQDQYHDLTRPRYVGTTQDADLAVDGIVEGEAVHIEEVYDARCAGNWSCLAAPDSGGGGGSAADYNFGILQTVLQPYADGALYAETLVDEEGWSAVNETMNRPPNATSEVIHRNPDYETTEVTFEDTATGGWETYPNQGVNGSETAGEASMFVMFWYQSYEYRHAVLDPDATIRDNIQIHTQPDERLRTRANYNYAHEATDGWAGDELYPYRNDGNADGDDASATDGEDGYVWVTEWQTPADATEFREAYLRMLTAHGGDDHAAGEVYEIADGDFRGAYGVERNGTTVTIAHAPEPADVLDLRPEADLELSSTDDGDDANRTDGDDGTDGDDADGTNDGTDSDDGDDIDPDGDDADGSAGSDAATGDDVPGFGPLVALVGILATVALFVRRVRP, encoded by the coding sequence ATGCGACGGGTTCTCACCCTCTCGGTTATCGTCGCCGTGATTGCCCTTCTCTCGATCGGTGCCGGCGGAGCCGTTGCCGCCGGGCCAGCGGTCGCCGGGTCGACGGCCGCCATTCCGGGGGACGCTCCGGCCAGCGCGACTGCCACAGAGTGCGACGCCGGCGACGGAACCGATCTCGTCGGCTGCTGGAACGGGACCCACTACGAGGAGGAGCTCGCCTTCAACCAGACGGACGGGCTGACCGAGGCGGAGCTGGAGGAGCTGACTCACCTGACGATGGCCCGCGTCGAACACGTTCGGGAGCGCCCCTTCCGCGAGGACGTGCCGGTCGAGACCGTCACCCGCTCGGCGTTCATGAATGACTCTGCGAGCGCGGGCGCGGGCGGCTCGGACCCCGAGTTCCACCGCTGGAACGATCAGGTGTGGAAGGCCCTGTTCGTCGTCGGCGAGGACGAGAACGCCTCCGACGCGATTGACAGCGTCTACGGCGGTGCAGTCTCCGGGTTCTACTCGCCGGCCGACGACCGGATCGTCCTCGTCGTCCCGGAGGGAGAGGACCCGCAGATCAACCCGTCGACGCTGGCACACGAGCTGGTCCACGCGATGCAGGACCAGTACCACGACCTCACCCGGCCCCGCTACGTCGGCACTACGCAGGACGCCGACCTCGCGGTCGACGGGATCGTCGAGGGCGAGGCGGTCCACATCGAGGAGGTGTACGACGCGCGCTGTGCCGGCAACTGGAGCTGTCTCGCCGCGCCCGACTCCGGTGGCGGCGGCGGGTCGGCGGCGGACTACAACTTCGGCATCCTCCAGACCGTGCTTCAGCCGTACGCCGATGGCGCGCTCTACGCCGAGACGCTCGTCGACGAGGAGGGGTGGAGCGCCGTCAACGAGACCATGAACCGGCCGCCGAACGCGACCTCGGAGGTGATCCACCGCAACCCCGATTACGAGACGACCGAGGTAACGTTCGAGGACACGGCCACCGGCGGGTGGGAGACGTATCCGAATCAGGGGGTCAACGGCTCGGAAACCGCCGGCGAGGCGTCGATGTTCGTGATGTTCTGGTACCAGAGCTACGAGTACCGCCACGCGGTGTTGGACCCGGACGCGACGATCCGGGATAATATCCAAATTCACACGCAGCCGGACGAGCGGCTTCGAACTCGTGCGAACTACAACTACGCCCACGAGGCGACCGACGGTTGGGCGGGCGACGAGCTGTACCCCTACCGGAACGACGGGAACGCGGACGGGGACGACGCGAGCGCGACCGACGGGGAGGACGGCTACGTCTGGGTGACCGAGTGGCAGACGCCCGCGGACGCGACCGAGTTCCGCGAGGCGTACCTGCGCATGCTGACCGCCCACGGCGGCGACGACCACGCCGCGGGCGAGGTGTACGAGATCGCGGACGGCGACTTCCGCGGGGCCTACGGCGTCGAGCGAAACGGGACCACGGTGACGATCGCGCACGCCCCCGAGCCAGCCGACGTGCTCGATCTCCGGCCGGAGGCCGACCTCGAACTCTCCTCGACCGACGACGGCGACGACGCGAACAGGACCGACGGGGATGACGGAACCGACGGAGACGACGCGGACGGGACCAACGACGGAACCGATTCTGACGATGGAGACGACATCGACCCGGACGGCGATGACGCCGACGGCTCCGCCGGTTCCGACGCTGCCACCGGCGACGACGTGCCCGGGTTCGGTCCCCTCGTCGCGCTTGTCGGCATACTCGCGACGGTAGCGCTCTTTGTGCGCCGCGTACGGCCCTGA
- a CDS encoding cysteine hydrolase family protein, with translation MPYDPTETAVIVVDMQNGFCHPDGSLYAEPSEAAVEPVTALVDHARDAGASIVYTRDVHPPEQFDDTHYYDEFDRWGEHVVEGSWDAELVAELDVRDEDHIVEKHTYDAFYQTDLEGYLDTHGIDDLLICGTLANVCVLHTAGSAGLRDYRPVVVEDALGYITEDHREYAVEHADWLFGETATHESIGFESA, from the coding sequence ATGCCGTACGACCCGACCGAGACCGCGGTGATCGTCGTCGACATGCAGAACGGGTTCTGTCACCCCGACGGGAGCCTCTACGCCGAGCCGAGCGAGGCGGCGGTCGAGCCGGTGACGGCCCTCGTCGACCACGCCCGCGACGCCGGCGCGAGTATCGTGTACACCCGGGACGTGCACCCGCCCGAGCAGTTCGACGACACCCACTACTACGACGAGTTCGACCGGTGGGGAGAACACGTCGTCGAGGGGTCGTGGGACGCCGAACTCGTCGCCGAGCTTGACGTGCGAGACGAGGACCACATCGTCGAGAAGCACACGTATGACGCCTTCTACCAAACTGATTTGGAGGGGTACCTCGACACGCACGGCATCGACGACCTGCTGATCTGCGGGACGCTCGCCAACGTCTGCGTGCTCCACACCGCCGGCAGTGCCGGGCTCCGCGACTACCGGCCCGTCGTCGTCGAGGACGCGCTCGGGTACATCACCGAGGACCACCGCGAGTACGCGGTCGAGCACGCCGACTGGCTGTTCGGCGAGACGGCGACTCACGAGTCGATCGGGTTCGAATCGGCCTGA
- a CDS encoding HVO_2523 family zinc finger protein: MDDAEGGVDDAEDEAAIGSGGRPCPLCETPMYHRHCKYVCPAHGVVYDCSDTFY, from the coding sequence ATGGACGACGCCGAGGGGGGTGTGGACGACGCCGAAGACGAGGCGGCGATCGGCTCCGGCGGGCGGCCCTGCCCCCTGTGCGAGACGCCGATGTACCACCGCCACTGCAAGTACGTCTGTCCCGCACACGGGGTCGTGTACGACTGCTCGGACACCTTCTACTGA